The following coding sequences are from one Macaca mulatta isolate MMU2019108-1 chromosome 7, T2T-MMU8v2.0, whole genome shotgun sequence window:
- the SLC25A29 gene encoding mitochondrial basic amino acids transporter isoform X2 encodes MGVSLTLESAKATGRDQAGAPGAKVRLQVQSMEKPQYRGTLHCFKSIIKQESVLGLYKGLGSPLMGLTFINALVFGVQGNTLRALGHDSPLNQFLAGAAAGAIQCVICCPMELAKTRLQLQDAGPARTYKGSLDCLVQIYGHEGLRGVNRGMVSTLLRETPSFGVYFLTYDALTRALGCEPGDRLLVPKLLLAGGTSGIMSWLSTYPVDVVKSRLQADGLRGAPRYCGILDCVRQSYRAEGWRVFTRGLASTLLRAFPVNAATFATVTVVLTYARGEEAGPEGEAVPAASAAPAGPALAQPSSL; translated from the exons ATGGGCGTAAGCCTCACCCTGGAGAGCGCTA AGGCTACTGGCAGAGACCAGGCAGGAGCTCCTGGAGCCAAG GTGCGGCTTCAGGTCCAGAGCATGGAGAAGCCTCAGTACCGTGGGACGTTGCACTGCTTCAAGTCCATCATCAAGCAAGAGAGT GTGCTGGGTCTGTACAAGGGCCTGGGCTCGCCGCTCATGGGGCTCACCTTCATCAACGCGCTGGTGTTCGGGGTACAGGGCAACACCCTCCGGGCCCTGGGCCACGACTCGCCTCTCAACCAGTTCCTGGCAGGCGCGGCGGCGGGCGCCATCCAGTGCGTCATCTGCTGCCCCATGGAGCTGGCCAAGACGCGGCTGCAGCTGCAGGACGCGGGCCCGGCACGCACCTACAAGGGCTCGCTGGACTGCCTCGTGCAGATCTACGGGCACGAGGGTCTGCGTGGCGTCAACCGGGGCATGGTGTCCACGCTGCTGCGAGAGACGCCCAGCTTCGGCGTCTACTTCCTAACCTACGACGCGCTCACACGGGCGCTGGGCTGCGAGCCGGGCGACCGCCTGCTGGTGCCCAAGCTGCTGCTGGCAGGTGGCACGTCGGGTATCATGTCCTGGCTCTCCACCTACCCTGTGGACGTGGTCAAGTCACGGCTGCAGGCCGACGGGCTGCGGGGAGCCCCGCGCTACTGCGGCATCCTGGACTGCGTGCGCCAGAGCTACCGCGCTGAGGGCTGGCGCGTCTTCACACGGGGACTGGCGTCCACGCTGCTGCGCGCCTTCCCCGTCAACGCCGCCACCTTCGCCACGGTCACCGTGGTGCTCACCTACGCGCGCGGCGAAGAGGCCGGGCCCGAGGGCGAGGCTGTGCCCGCCGCCTCCGCCGCCCCTGCGGGGCCCGCTCTGGCGCAGCCCTCCAGCCTGTGA
- the SLC25A29 gene encoding mitochondrial basic amino acids transporter isoform X3: MEKPQYRGTLHCFKSIIKQESVLGLYKGLGSPLMGLTFINALVFGVQGNTLRALGHDSPLNQFLAGAAAGAIQCVICCPMELAKTRLQLQDAGPARTYKGSLDCLVQIYGHEGLRGVNRGMVSTLLRETPSFGVYFLTYDALTRALGCEPGDRLLVPKLLLAGGTSGIMSWLSTYPVDVVKSRLQADGLRGAPRYCGILDCVRQSYRAEGWRVFTRGLASTLLRAFPVNAATFATVTVVLTYARGEEAGPEGEAVPAASAAPAGPALAQPSSL; this comes from the exons ATGGAGAAGCCTCAGTACCGTGGGACGTTGCACTGCTTCAAGTCCATCATCAAGCAAGAGAGT GTGCTGGGTCTGTACAAGGGCCTGGGCTCGCCGCTCATGGGGCTCACCTTCATCAACGCGCTGGTGTTCGGGGTACAGGGCAACACCCTCCGGGCCCTGGGCCACGACTCGCCTCTCAACCAGTTCCTGGCAGGCGCGGCGGCGGGCGCCATCCAGTGCGTCATCTGCTGCCCCATGGAGCTGGCCAAGACGCGGCTGCAGCTGCAGGACGCGGGCCCGGCACGCACCTACAAGGGCTCGCTGGACTGCCTCGTGCAGATCTACGGGCACGAGGGTCTGCGTGGCGTCAACCGGGGCATGGTGTCCACGCTGCTGCGAGAGACGCCCAGCTTCGGCGTCTACTTCCTAACCTACGACGCGCTCACACGGGCGCTGGGCTGCGAGCCGGGCGACCGCCTGCTGGTGCCCAAGCTGCTGCTGGCAGGTGGCACGTCGGGTATCATGTCCTGGCTCTCCACCTACCCTGTGGACGTGGTCAAGTCACGGCTGCAGGCCGACGGGCTGCGGGGAGCCCCGCGCTACTGCGGCATCCTGGACTGCGTGCGCCAGAGCTACCGCGCTGAGGGCTGGCGCGTCTTCACACGGGGACTGGCGTCCACGCTGCTGCGCGCCTTCCCCGTCAACGCCGCCACCTTCGCCACGGTCACCGTGGTGCTCACCTACGCGCGCGGCGAAGAGGCCGGGCCCGAGGGCGAGGCTGTGCCCGCCGCCTCCGCCGCCCCTGCGGGGCCCGCTCTGGCGCAGCCCTCCAGCCTGTGA
- the SLC25A29 gene encoding mitochondrial basic amino acids transporter isoform X1 translates to MALDFLAGCAGGVAGVLVGHPFDTVKVRLQVQSMEKPQYRGTLHCFKSIIKQESVLGLYKGLGSPLMGLTFINALVFGVQGNTLRALGHDSPLNQFLAGAAAGAIQCVICCPMELAKTRLQLQDAGPARTYKGSLDCLVQIYGHEGLRGVNRGMVSTLLRETPSFGVYFLTYDALTRALGCEPGDRLLVPKLLLAGGTSGIMSWLSTYPVDVVKSRLQADGLRGAPRYCGILDCVRQSYRAEGWRVFTRGLASTLLRAFPVNAATFATVTVVLTYARGEEAGPEGEAVPAASAAPAGPALAQPSSL, encoded by the exons GTGCGGCTTCAGGTCCAGAGCATGGAGAAGCCTCAGTACCGTGGGACGTTGCACTGCTTCAAGTCCATCATCAAGCAAGAGAGT GTGCTGGGTCTGTACAAGGGCCTGGGCTCGCCGCTCATGGGGCTCACCTTCATCAACGCGCTGGTGTTCGGGGTACAGGGCAACACCCTCCGGGCCCTGGGCCACGACTCGCCTCTCAACCAGTTCCTGGCAGGCGCGGCGGCGGGCGCCATCCAGTGCGTCATCTGCTGCCCCATGGAGCTGGCCAAGACGCGGCTGCAGCTGCAGGACGCGGGCCCGGCACGCACCTACAAGGGCTCGCTGGACTGCCTCGTGCAGATCTACGGGCACGAGGGTCTGCGTGGCGTCAACCGGGGCATGGTGTCCACGCTGCTGCGAGAGACGCCCAGCTTCGGCGTCTACTTCCTAACCTACGACGCGCTCACACGGGCGCTGGGCTGCGAGCCGGGCGACCGCCTGCTGGTGCCCAAGCTGCTGCTGGCAGGTGGCACGTCGGGTATCATGTCCTGGCTCTCCACCTACCCTGTGGACGTGGTCAAGTCACGGCTGCAGGCCGACGGGCTGCGGGGAGCCCCGCGCTACTGCGGCATCCTGGACTGCGTGCGCCAGAGCTACCGCGCTGAGGGCTGGCGCGTCTTCACACGGGGACTGGCGTCCACGCTGCTGCGCGCCTTCCCCGTCAACGCCGCCACCTTCGCCACGGTCACCGTGGTGCTCACCTACGCGCGCGGCGAAGAGGCCGGGCCCGAGGGCGAGGCTGTGCCCGCCGCCTCCGCCGCCCCTGCGGGGCCCGCTCTGGCGCAGCCCTCCAGCCTGTGA